The Amycolatopsis coloradensis sequence ACGGCGTGCCCGCCGCCGAGATCCAGTTCGCGCAGGGTGACACCGTGCGTCTCGCGGAGCGCGACGAGCACCCCGATCATCTTGCGGGCGGCCAGTTCGTAGAAGTCCACCCGCGACACCTGCGAGCCGATGTGGCAGTGCAGCCCGGCCAGGCGCAGCCCGGGTTGCGCGAGCACCGCGGAGACGGCCCGGCCGAGGTTGTCGCGGACGCCCTCACGCAACGAGAAGCCGAACTTCTGTCCCTCGGTGCCGGTGGTGATCGCCGCGTGCGTGCCCGCCGCGACGTCGGGTGTCACGCGGATCAGCACCTGCTGCGCGCCGGTGGCCAGCGCGCCGAGCTGCTCGATCTCGTCGAGCGAATCCACCACGATCCGGCGGACGCCGTAGGACAGCGCCGCCTTGAGGTCTTCGGGGGTTTTCGCGTTGCCGTGCAGCAGGATCCGCTCGGCGGGGAAGCCGACCGACCGGGCCACCGCGATCTCGCCCGCCGAGCAGGTGTCGAGGGAAAGCCCTTCTTCGGCGACCCAGCGCAGGACCGCGCGGGTGCACAGCGCCTTGCTCGCGTACGCCACCTCTGCGTCCGGCAGCGCCTTCCGGTACGCGCGGGCGTTCTGGCGGACTTCGTCCTCGTCGAGCAGGTACGCCGGTGTCCCGAACCTCGCGGCGAGGTGGGACACCGGCGCGCCGGCGAACAGCAGTTCGCCGCCGGGGCCGAGCCGGGTGCTCCGCGGCCAGACCCCGGGTTCGAGGTGGTCGGCGGCCTCGCAACCGAGGCTGGGCAGGAGCTCGCTGAGCGTCACGGTTACCTCCGCGTCGATCGGTCAGTGCCTTGTCAGCACAACTCCGATCGACCCGGCCCGGCCGTTCCGGCAACGTCTCCCTGACGCTTCGCGAGACCTCGCTGACGCCTTGTTAACGCGCGAGTAACCCCGGTCACGCCGCCTGGCCGGTGTCCGCCTAGCGGACGGGCTCCGGGACGGTGTCGAGTGCCCGCACCATGTGCACGGCCAGCGCGAACGCCGCCTCGTTGTCGAGGCCGGTGTGCTCGGTGACGATCTTCTTCACGGTGTCGACCCGGATTTCGTACCGGGAGACGGGGACGGTGTCGGCGTTCATGGTGATCCTCTATTCGGTTGTTTCGGGTTTCGTGGCGCAGGTGCAGCCGCGGCTGAAGCCGCCGGCCGCGGTCGCGGTGCAGAACCGGCGGGCGATCACGTCGTGCGCGGAGAGCGGATGCGGGCAGCTCGGGCACCGGTCGCCGTCGGCGGGCTCGGCGACGTCGCCGAGGGAGCGCGCGGAGGTCATCGCGCACCCGCCGGTTGAGCACGCAGTGGCGCCCCGACTTCGTGCAGATGCCGGAGCACGTGGCCGTAGGACGCCGCCCAGCCGCACTGCGCGTAGTCGATGCCGTGCTTCGCGCAGAATTCCCGCACGATCACCTGGGCGTGCTTCAGGTTCGGCCGCGCCATGCTCGGGAAGAGGTGGTGCTCGATCTGGTAGTTGAGGCCGCCGAGCGCGAAGTCCACGACCCGCCCGCCGCGCACGTTGCGCGAGGTGAGCACCTGCTTGCGCAGGAAGTCGAGCTTGTGCCCGGCCGACAGCGTCGGCATGCCCTTGTGGTTCGGAGCGAACGAGCAGCCCATGTACACACCCCAGAGGCACTGGTGCACGGCGATGAAGACGAAGCCGACACCAGGCGAGAGGACCACGAACACGGCGGTCAGGTACGCGGCGATATGGGCCAGCATCAGCGCCGATTCGAGCTTCCGCCGCTTGAAGCCGCGCTGGAAGATCGCCGTCACGCTCGAAACGTGCAGGTTCAGGCCTTCCAGTAACAGCAGCGGGAAGAACAGGAACGCCTGGTATTTCGCCATCCAGCGCA is a genomic window containing:
- the lysA gene encoding diaminopimelate decarboxylase, coding for MTLSELLPSLGCEAADHLEPGVWPRSTRLGPGGELLFAGAPVSHLAARFGTPAYLLDEDEVRQNARAYRKALPDAEVAYASKALCTRAVLRWVAEEGLSLDTCSAGEIAVARSVGFPAERILLHGNAKTPEDLKAALSYGVRRIVVDSLDEIEQLGALATGAQQVLIRVTPDVAAGTHAAITTGTEGQKFGFSLREGVRDNLGRAVSAVLAQPGLRLAGLHCHIGSQVSRVDFYELAARKMIGVLVALRETHGVTLRELDLGGGHAVRYLPGDMGFDIDGYVRRLRVALAYECASHGFPLPKLTIEPGRAIVGPAGITVYRVCAVKRGSRTFVAVDGGMSDNARPALYGAAYTARLIGRRSRAARRPMTVVGRHCESGDVLADGLSLPDDVHPGDLLAVPCTGAYHHSLASNYNLVGRPPVVGVSRGTATLLVRRETEEDLLKRDLG
- a CDS encoding DUF6307 family protein; this translates as MNADTVPVSRYEIRVDTVKKIVTEHTGLDNEAAFALAVHMVRALDTVPEPVR
- a CDS encoding RGCVC family protein — translated: MTSARSLGDVAEPADGDRCPSCPHPLSAHDVIARRFCTATAAGGFSRGCTCATKPETTE
- a CDS encoding acyl-CoA desaturase — encoded protein: MTSTQTRQGSDFAELSKLVKDAGLLGRRRKYYAVKISLNLLAFAGGWVAFAHLGDSWWQLFLAAFFAMMFTQLSFIGHDAGHKQIFRGRKANDVTGFVHGGLTGLSYGWWIGTHTRHHANPNHEDEDPDVNLAALIFTKAQGTERRGFLRWMAKYQAFLFFPLLLLEGLNLHVSSVTAIFQRGFKRRKLESALMLAHIAAYLTAVFVVLSPGVGFVFIAVHQCLWGVYMGCSFAPNHKGMPTLSAGHKLDFLRKQVLTSRNVRGGRVVDFALGGLNYQIEHHLFPSMARPNLKHAQVIVREFCAKHGIDYAQCGWAASYGHVLRHLHEVGAPLRAQPAGAR